One part of the Lachnospiraceae bacterium JLR.KK002 genome encodes these proteins:
- a CDS encoding LacI family DNA-binding transcriptional regulator, with protein sequence MSEKKKPTTRDIAKACFVSQSAVSMILSGRTDVHFSQETIQAVRQAADDMGYVYKPRKKRSLINSDNVIMVFCPSLSTQYYTTLVQSITAAAEKKGMYVLTACTDRVKEREEHYLHMAADCRYYGVIYTFAPRAVSLLNRIYKEIPMVLINDYNPSLKLELLELDSLKSGQLIARHLRELGHKHIAYVSTPLNALEIPRLRRLEGIRSVWRQEELGISCIEVLDSRKKEQDPGENEHYRTGYELTLEYIRSSPADPVTVFVGTNDLVAIGIMDALTGLGYRIPRDFSVCGFDNTLVSAFSGISLTTIEHSIVEKGFYAVAMLENQKELIKEGQHKSAPKLRVEYEPRLIIRDSTGKAPER encoded by the coding sequence ATGTCTGAGAAAAAGAAACCAACCACAAGAGATATTGCAAAAGCATGTTTTGTGTCCCAGTCCGCTGTTTCCATGATTTTAAGCGGACGCACCGACGTGCATTTTTCCCAGGAAACCATTCAGGCAGTCAGGCAGGCTGCCGATGATATGGGATATGTTTACAAGCCCAGAAAAAAAAGAAGTCTGATCAATTCTGATAATGTGATTATGGTGTTCTGCCCTTCTCTTTCCACCCAGTATTACACCACGCTGGTTCAGTCCATCACTGCTGCAGCGGAAAAGAAGGGAATGTACGTTCTCACAGCCTGTACTGACCGGGTGAAAGAGCGGGAAGAACATTATCTTCACATGGCAGCAGACTGCAGATATTATGGAGTCATTTATACCTTTGCACCAAGGGCTGTCTCTCTGCTGAACCGGATATACAAAGAGATTCCCATGGTTCTGATTAATGATTACAATCCCAGCCTGAAGCTGGAGCTGCTGGAACTTGACAGCCTGAAATCCGGCCAGCTGATTGCCCGTCATCTCCGTGAACTCGGACACAAACATATTGCCTATGTATCCACCCCGCTGAACGCACTGGAAATTCCCCGGCTGCGCCGGCTGGAGGGAATCCGGAGCGTATGGAGACAGGAAGAACTTGGAATCTCCTGCATTGAGGTGCTGGATTCCAGAAAAAAGGAGCAGGATCCGGGAGAAAATGAACATTACCGTACCGGATACGAACTGACACTGGAATATATCAGATCCTCCCCGGCAGACCCGGTAACGGTGTTTGTGGGCACCAATGATCTGGTTGCCATAGGAATTATGGATGCTTTAACGGGACTTGGATACCGGATTCCCAGAGATTTTTCCGTGTGCGGTTTTGACAATACACTGGTTTCCGCTTTTTCCGGAATTTCGCTGACTACCATTGAACATTCCATTGTGGAAAAAGGTTTTTATGCAGTGGCCATGCTTGAGAACCAGAAAGAACTGATCAAAGAAGGGCAGCACAAATCTGCTCCGAAACTGCGTGTGGAATATGAACCCCGGCTGATTATCCGGGATTCCACAGGAAAGGCGCCGGAGCGTTGA
- a CDS encoding ABC transporter ATP-binding protein, giving the protein MKDSKNNYVKSYFHAFYYKNRGQFILALVLVILNFPASLVGSWLLGRVIDVIASGDLQQLKEVLIFSIGFVTVMFLVSAAMYRAKSRFIYKALIQYKNLAFQNLSEKNISAFTRENTGSYISLLTNDVSSVEENYLRKSFLMLHYILVFIGTLGMMFWYSPILTLATLFLAFLPMTASVFMGKEMAAREKDVSDESEKFVSQLQDLLAGFSVIKSFKAEQEARQIFSDVSRRVEEKKFRRYWWECLLAAVSQDLCANILQFGIFLAGAFLAVRGDITAGTVLIFFNLCNYIIMPVNIVPQYQASRKGAGALIEKLAEITRENAESAGDRVEPMLKEAISIEDVTFGYEPDQPVLEHINIRLEAGKKYALVGPSGSGKSTLLNLLMGACDDYSGHIFVDGKELREVDANSLYDVISLIDQNVFLFNDTILRNITMFREFPEEETDMAIQRSGLSELVAERGGDYLCGENGSGLSGGERQRVSIARCLLRGTPVLLLDEATASLDSQTAYAITDAILKLDGLTRVVVTHRLDDVLLEQYDEIIVLHHGSVCERGGFYELLEKKEYFYSLYHVTNG; this is encoded by the coding sequence ATGAAAGACAGTAAAAATAACTATGTGAAATCATATTTTCATGCTTTTTATTACAAAAACAGAGGACAGTTCATTTTGGCCCTGGTATTGGTGATTTTGAATTTTCCGGCAAGTCTGGTGGGTTCCTGGCTGTTAGGCAGAGTAATAGACGTTATTGCTTCCGGGGATTTGCAGCAGTTAAAGGAAGTTCTGATTTTCAGTATTGGTTTTGTTACGGTGATGTTCCTGGTAAGTGCGGCCATGTATCGGGCAAAAAGCAGATTCATATATAAAGCTCTGATTCAGTACAAGAACCTGGCGTTTCAGAATCTTTCAGAAAAGAATATCAGCGCTTTTACCAGAGAAAATACGGGCAGTTATATTTCCCTGCTGACGAATGACGTCAGTTCTGTGGAAGAGAATTACCTCAGGAAGTCCTTTCTGATGCTGCATTATATCCTGGTTTTTATCGGAACCCTGGGTATGATGTTCTGGTATAGTCCTATCCTGACCCTTGCAACACTGTTTCTGGCTTTTTTGCCGATGACAGCTTCTGTTTTTATGGGAAAAGAGATGGCGGCCAGGGAAAAGGATGTAAGTGACGAAAGTGAAAAATTTGTTTCTCAGCTTCAGGATTTGCTTGCAGGATTTTCTGTTATCAAGAGCTTTAAGGCAGAGCAGGAAGCCCGGCAGATATTCAGCGATGTCAGCCGCAGAGTGGAGGAGAAAAAATTCCGGCGTTATTGGTGGGAATGTCTGCTGGCAGCAGTGAGCCAGGACTTATGTGCAAATATTTTACAGTTCGGTATTTTCCTGGCAGGAGCGTTTCTGGCTGTTCGGGGGGATATTACAGCAGGAACGGTACTTATTTTTTTCAATCTCTGCAATTATATTATAATGCCTGTCAATATTGTTCCCCAATACCAGGCCAGCCGCAAAGGGGCCGGAGCCCTTATTGAGAAGTTGGCTGAAATTACCAGGGAAAATGCAGAATCTGCCGGAGACAGAGTGGAACCGATGCTGAAAGAGGCAATTTCTATTGAGGATGTTACGTTTGGTTATGAGCCGGACCAGCCTGTATTGGAGCATATAAATATCAGGTTGGAAGCCGGGAAAAAATACGCTCTGGTGGGACCTTCTGGAAGCGGCAAGAGTACCCTGCTTAATCTTCTGATGGGAGCCTGTGATGATTATTCCGGTCATATTTTTGTGGATGGAAAGGAATTACGGGAAGTAGATGCCAACAGCCTTTATGATGTGATCAGCCTGATTGACCAGAATGTTTTTCTGTTTAACGATACCATCCTCCGTAATATCACCATGTTTCGTGAATTCCCGGAAGAAGAAACAGACATGGCCATTCAACGTTCCGGTTTGTCTGAACTGGTTGCAGAGCGGGGCGGAGATTATCTCTGCGGTGAGAATGGATCGGGGCTTTCCGGCGGTGAACGGCAACGGGTGTCCATTGCCCGGTGTTTGCTGCGGGGTACGCCGGTATTGCTGCTGGATGAAGCCACAGCCTCTCTGGACAGCCAGACGGCATATGCCATTACGGACGCTATTCTGAAATTAGACGGACTGACTCGTGTGGTGGTTACCCATCGGCTGGATGATGTTTTACTGGAACAGTATGATGAAATAATCGTATTACATCATGGTAGTGTATGTGAACGGGGCGGTTTTTATGAATTACTGGAAAAGAAAGAATATTTTTATTCATTATATCATGTGACCAATGGATGA
- a CDS encoding DUF1934 domain-containing protein — protein MTKDVLLSISGLQFAVKDEDDAEPVEVITAGDYYKKNGKHYILYDEVMEGFDGNTRNVIKLTDDYLDITKKGISNVHMIFEKNKKNISYYNTPFGSILIGIDAKSVDIAETEDNIDVRVKYNLEVNYEHLADCSITMNIKSRESGNFTLA, from the coding sequence ATGACAAAAGATGTGTTATTATCAATCAGCGGACTGCAGTTTGCAGTCAAAGACGAAGATGATGCGGAACCGGTAGAAGTGATTACCGCCGGCGATTACTACAAGAAAAACGGAAAGCACTACATCCTGTATGATGAGGTTATGGAAGGATTTGACGGAAATACCAGGAATGTCATCAAACTCACCGATGATTATCTGGATATCACCAAAAAAGGCATTTCCAATGTACATATGATTTTTGAAAAAAACAAGAAAAATATCTCCTACTACAATACCCCGTTCGGAAGTATTTTAATTGGTATTGACGCCAAAAGTGTGGATATTGCAGAAACGGAGGATAATATTGATGTGCGGGTGAAATACAATCTGGAGGTGAATTATGAACATCTGGCAGACTGTTCCATCACCATGAATATCAAGTCCAGAGAGTCGGGGAATTTTACCCTGGCCTGA
- the murI gene encoding glutamate racemase, with the protein MNQSFEDKKYAPVGVFDSGVGGLTVAREIMRQLPMEHIIYFGDTARVPYGSKSKETIIRYSRQIIRFLETMGVKAIVVACNTASAFALEEIRPEVKMPVIGVVKPGAKVAAESTGNGRIGVIGTEGTVGSQIYTEMIHRHNPDAVVLGKACPLFVPLVEEGWLKDSVTIEVAKRYLASFQESDIDTLILGCTHYPLLRSTIRDIMGEGVNLVNPAYETAQGLKRLLWQHHLANDGKGQAPAVRYQFYVSDAAEKFRSFASSILPCEIKEAQLIHIEE; encoded by the coding sequence ATGAATCAATCCTTTGAAGATAAGAAATATGCTCCCGTAGGCGTGTTCGATTCCGGGGTGGGAGGGCTGACGGTGGCCAGAGAAATTATGCGCCAGCTTCCCATGGAACATATCATTTATTTTGGGGATACGGCCCGCGTACCCTATGGAAGCAAGTCAAAAGAAACCATTATCCGTTATTCCAGGCAGATTATCCGGTTTCTGGAAACCATGGGTGTGAAAGCCATTGTGGTTGCCTGCAATACAGCCAGTGCCTTTGCCCTGGAGGAAATTCGGCCGGAAGTGAAAATGCCTGTGATCGGTGTGGTGAAACCGGGGGCAAAAGTGGCTGCAGAATCCACCGGGAACGGCAGAATCGGCGTAATCGGAACGGAAGGAACGGTGGGAAGCCAGATTTATACAGAAATGATACACAGACATAATCCGGATGCGGTGGTACTGGGCAAGGCATGTCCGCTGTTTGTACCGCTGGTGGAGGAGGGCTGGCTGAAGGATTCCGTTACCATTGAGGTGGCAAAACGGTATCTGGCCTCTTTTCAGGAATCAGATATTGACACGCTGATTCTGGGATGTACCCATTATCCGCTGCTTCGTTCCACGATCCGGGATATTATGGGGGAAGGGGTCAATCTGGTAAATCCGGCTTATGAAACTGCTCAGGGCCTGAAGCGTCTGCTCTGGCAGCATCACCTTGCCAATGACGGAAAGGGACAGGCGCCTGCTGTGCGGTACCAGTTTTATGTCAGTGATGCCGCAGAGAAATTCAGGAGTTTTGCCAGTTCCATTCTGCCCTGTGAAATCAAAGAAGCGCAGTTAATACATATTGAGGAGTAA
- the spoIIR gene encoding stage II sporulation protein R gives MKKITRTGIILAAVLLLLCGYHQYKNHSMTEEIAGKIIRFHVRANSDAPLDQELKLKVRDAIGASMQPVLSGVSDIEKSRRIITDHLFGIEKEAERVISEEGYDYPVRAELAVVDFPEKTYGNYTFPAGKYEALEVVIGEGKGQNWWCVMYPNLCFFNSTYEVVDEEAKKSLEQVLTQEEYKSLMEHKNYKVKSALLEWLREKFE, from the coding sequence ATGAAAAAAATCACCAGGACAGGAATTATTCTGGCAGCAGTTCTGCTGCTGCTTTGCGGGTATCATCAATATAAAAATCACAGTATGACAGAGGAAATTGCAGGAAAAATCATCCGGTTCCATGTGCGGGCAAACAGTGACGCCCCTCTGGACCAGGAACTGAAATTAAAGGTGCGGGACGCCATAGGAGCCAGTATGCAGCCGGTGCTTTCCGGTGTGTCTGATATTGAAAAAAGCCGCCGGATTATAACAGATCATCTGTTTGGAATTGAAAAAGAAGCAGAGCGGGTAATCAGTGAGGAAGGCTATGATTATCCTGTCAGGGCTGAACTGGCAGTGGTGGATTTTCCGGAAAAAACCTATGGAAATTATACCTTTCCGGCAGGAAAATATGAGGCGCTGGAAGTGGTAATCGGAGAGGGAAAAGGACAGAACTGGTGGTGTGTCATGTACCCGAATCTCTGTTTTTTCAACAGCACCTATGAAGTGGTGGATGAAGAAGCAAAAAAGTCGCTGGAGCAGGTGCTGACTCAGGAAGAATATAAAAGTCTGATGGAACACAAAAATTATAAGGTGAAATCTGCCCTGCTGGAGTGGCTGAGAGAGAAGTTTGAGTAA
- a CDS encoding hemerythrin domain-containing protein codes for MGNKLVWNERYNIGIELIDREHEKLFHILNKLFDFGRQEEKSHWVCQEAVKYFKDHAIQHFADEEEYMDSVDYAGLATHRRIHKNFRDRTLPALERELEQTGYSESSVSHFLGVCAGWLVGHTLVEDQMIVSGETVKQWENLLPEEEQTVMGQTIAGLLYSMFQLDSRLVSNCYGGEKFGDGIYYRLIYSTEEKKELEFFLIFEEQVIVSTIGSVMDLKAEAVSVMLMNVARYVARQLVERVIRHFPLSEQFEIKEEQLLTYEQFHRIYEKQSPRFSLLFDTGAGYFACCVTASDAIQSEGGAAIITENAMAEVEKYLSQARKEKATVSRKKKILLVDDSELMLRAMQSLLDNDYEIITAKSGMSAIRSITLGRPDLVLLDYEMPVCNGRQVLEMIRSEKEFRDTPVIFLTNMVDQESVRKVIALKPEGYLLKTLPAEAVKKEVDRFFEKRCSGKKQKKHD; via the coding sequence ATGGGAAATAAATTAGTATGGAATGAAAGGTATAATATTGGAATAGAGCTGATTGACAGAGAACATGAAAAACTGTTCCACATTTTGAATAAATTATTTGACTTTGGACGGCAGGAGGAAAAAAGCCACTGGGTCTGCCAGGAAGCCGTAAAATATTTTAAAGATCATGCCATTCAGCATTTTGCGGATGAAGAGGAGTATATGGACTCCGTTGATTATGCCGGACTGGCAACCCACAGACGTATTCACAAAAATTTCCGCGATCGAACCCTTCCTGCCCTTGAGCGGGAACTGGAGCAGACAGGTTATTCGGAAAGTTCCGTCAGTCATTTTCTCGGCGTATGCGCAGGATGGCTGGTCGGACATACTTTGGTTGAAGATCAGATGATTGTGAGCGGGGAAACGGTGAAACAGTGGGAAAATCTTCTGCCGGAAGAAGAACAGACTGTAATGGGACAGACAATTGCCGGTCTTTTGTACAGCATGTTTCAGCTTGATTCCCGGCTGGTCAGCAATTGCTATGGAGGGGAGAAATTCGGAGACGGCATTTACTATCGTCTGATATACAGCACGGAAGAAAAAAAGGAACTGGAATTCTTCCTGATTTTTGAAGAACAGGTAATTGTCAGCACCATCGGCAGCGTTATGGATTTAAAGGCAGAAGCGGTAAGCGTTATGCTGATGAACGTGGCGAGATATGTGGCGAGACAGCTTGTGGAGCGGGTGATCAGGCATTTTCCCTTATCAGAGCAGTTTGAAATAAAAGAAGAACAGCTTCTGACCTATGAGCAGTTTCACAGAATTTACGAGAAACAGAGCCCCCGGTTCAGCCTGCTGTTTGATACAGGGGCGGGATATTTTGCCTGCTGCGTGACTGCATCGGATGCCATACAGAGTGAGGGCGGAGCTGCCATTATTACGGAGAATGCCATGGCTGAGGTGGAGAAATATTTAAGTCAGGCCAGAAAAGAAAAGGCAACCGTAAGCCGGAAAAAGAAGATCCTTCTGGTAGATGATTCGGAACTTATGCTCAGGGCCATGCAGAGCCTGCTGGATAATGATTATGAAATAATCACAGCAAAATCCGGCATGTCCGCAATCAGGTCCATTACCCTGGGCAGGCCGGATCTGGTTCTTCTGGATTATGAGATGCCTGTCTGCAACGGAAGACAGGTTCTGGAAATGATCCGTTCGGAGAAAGAATTCAGAGATACGCCGGTGATTTTTCTCACAAACATGGTAGACCAGGAAAGTGTGCGGAAAGTCATAGCCCTGAAGCCGGAGGGTTATCTGCTGAAAACTCTGCCGGCAGAAGCAGTAAAAAAAGAAGTTGACCGTTTTTTTGAAAAGAGGTGTTCAGGCAAAAAACAAAAAAAACATGACTGA
- a CDS encoding Ger(x)C family spore germination C-terminal domain-containing protein, whose amino-acid sequence MLKKGLVLALFLVMTAGWTGCSATELEHRSFPLAVGIDLQEENEEPAEPEEDQVQEVFQGKAEEPRNLVVSFDFPDLAQISEKGRTVETAMGLSLEGTDIYHVEKSYENNTNRVLDYNHMKAVVLGENIFSDTVQLRALLMAWEQREASARNTSLLIGSSSAAEILSLTAETEGSMGTYLEEMLESQKDFKQNKIATVGNLMNQWHNQNELLLIPVLTEQGNRPVITAYGAVSNFHYEGTISVEEAMEACLSQNLLNKFTCEISRNAVMEISDIRVHKTIELEGETPVVTVSVSGRGRIKGGQINSVSEQYQLERKTEKQLTAELTETAERLRQEYGIDMTNSYISLGSQNRELYKMYRDFPDTYNRQVRQVFQVDISLLNRE is encoded by the coding sequence ATGCTGAAAAAAGGTCTGGTACTGGCACTTTTTCTGGTTATGACAGCCGGCTGGACAGGATGTTCCGCCACAGAGCTGGAGCATCGGAGTTTTCCCCTGGCTGTGGGAATTGATTTGCAGGAAGAAAATGAGGAACCGGCAGAACCGGAGGAAGATCAGGTTCAGGAGGTGTTTCAGGGAAAGGCTGAGGAACCGCGGAATCTGGTGGTGAGCTTTGATTTTCCGGATCTGGCGCAGATTTCCGAGAAGGGCAGGACTGTGGAGACTGCCATGGGCCTGTCTCTGGAAGGGACGGATATTTACCATGTGGAGAAATCCTATGAAAATAACACCAACCGGGTACTGGACTATAACCATATGAAAGCAGTGGTGTTAGGAGAAAATATTTTTTCGGATACGGTGCAGCTTCGGGCTCTTCTGATGGCCTGGGAACAGCGGGAAGCCTCCGCCAGAAATACCAGCCTGCTGATTGGCAGCAGTTCTGCGGCAGAGATTCTGAGCCTTACGGCGGAAACGGAAGGATCCATGGGAACTTATCTGGAGGAAATGCTGGAAAGCCAGAAGGATTTTAAACAGAATAAAATTGCCACAGTGGGAAATCTCATGAACCAGTGGCACAATCAGAACGAGCTGCTGCTGATTCCGGTGCTGACGGAACAGGGGAACCGTCCTGTAATCACAGCATACGGGGCGGTGTCGAATTTTCATTATGAAGGGACGATTTCGGTGGAGGAGGCCATGGAAGCCTGTCTGAGCCAGAATCTTCTGAATAAATTTACCTGTGAGATTTCCCGAAATGCGGTGATGGAAATTTCCGATATCCGGGTACACAAAACCATAGAGCTGGAAGGAGAGACTCCGGTGGTCACCGTATCTGTTTCAGGCCGGGGCAGAATCAAAGGCGGTCAGATTAATTCTGTCTCGGAGCAGTACCAGTTAGAACGGAAAACAGAAAAGCAGCTGACAGCGGAGCTTACGGAAACGGCAGAAAGGCTGAGGCAGGAATACGGTATCGACATGACCAACAGTTATATTTCCCTTGGGTCCCAGAACAGGGAACTCTATAAAATGTACAGAGATTTTCCGGACACCTATAACAGGCAGGTGCGGCAGGTGTTTCAGGTGGACATTTCCCTGCTGAACCGGGAATAA
- a CDS encoding GerAB/ArcD/ProY family transporter: MFADNRKISLRQVRRLLILDIFGMSSLMLPGILASMTGADGLICLILGMAGGLVLLWLMGKNLQYVKENYYSYMKDTAGELVGDIFMVFYFLYFITLCGFVLYQTSLLVLVWLLPEGSEFWVNLLLLALAAYGTVRGIEGRARVYEIIFWFLGIPLLVMLILAFREVRTDYWAPVFYSGGEDFLRGTIASGIFLLPLTALLFLKPFCRQEEKLAAVGKRALIAVTLMNGLIYLILLGVFGQNTMGVLKRPVITLMSMVNLPGGFFTRQDVMMTTVWFFALFALLHTGVFQSTLILKELFHESGNRYSMCISLPLAFFIGIGFFQQPFLIEVYEIYQKWIVLPGMVAILLILLLVHHLRTHWESKKEEKESC; the protein is encoded by the coding sequence ATGTTTGCAGATAATCGGAAAATATCATTACGTCAGGTAAGACGGCTTCTGATTCTGGATATTTTCGGAATGAGCAGCCTGATGCTTCCGGGAATTCTTGCTTCCATGACCGGGGCGGACGGTCTGATCTGCCTGATTCTGGGAATGGCAGGAGGGCTTGTACTGCTCTGGCTGATGGGGAAAAACCTGCAGTATGTAAAAGAAAATTACTACAGCTATATGAAAGATACCGCAGGAGAACTGGTGGGAGATATTTTTATGGTTTTCTATTTTCTGTATTTTATCACTCTCTGCGGATTTGTGCTGTATCAGACTTCTTTGCTGGTACTGGTATGGCTGCTGCCGGAAGGTTCGGAATTCTGGGTGAATCTGCTGCTGCTGGCCCTTGCGGCTTATGGAACCGTTCGCGGCATTGAAGGCAGAGCCAGAGTTTATGAAATTATTTTCTGGTTTCTGGGGATTCCTCTGCTGGTCATGCTGATTCTGGCATTTCGGGAGGTTCGGACAGATTACTGGGCTCCTGTCTTTTATTCCGGCGGGGAAGATTTTCTTCGTGGGACCATTGCCAGCGGTATTTTTCTGCTGCCTCTGACAGCCCTTTTGTTTTTAAAGCCTTTCTGCAGACAGGAAGAGAAACTTGCAGCCGTCGGAAAAAGAGCTCTTATTGCTGTTACCCTGATGAACGGACTGATTTATCTGATTCTGCTGGGGGTGTTTGGACAGAATACCATGGGCGTGCTGAAGCGCCCGGTTATTACATTGATGAGTATGGTAAATCTGCCAGGAGGATTTTTCACCAGACAGGATGTGATGATGACCACCGTGTGGTTTTTTGCATTGTTTGCCCTGCTCCATACAGGGGTGTTTCAAAGCACTCTGATTTTGAAGGAACTGTTCCATGAATCCGGAAACCGGTACAGCATGTGTATTTCTCTGCCCCTGGCATTTTTTATCGGAATCGGATTTTTTCAGCAGCCCTTTCTGATAGAAGTATATGAAATTTATCAGAAATGGATTGTACTGCCCGGCATGGTGGCGATTTTACTGATACTTTTACTGGTTCATCATCTCAGAACACATTGGGAAAGTAAAAAGGAGGAGAAAGAATCATGCTGA
- a CDS encoding spore germination protein, with translation MPMEITPDLQENIRNFETLFSDCADIKKRKIKVGQKLEKECYIAYIEVSVSSVDWKDSAVGKILATLRELPEEELVSYVKQNVQDISDSDPFETIEDAAQGMLTGDALFFLEGYGKALKIPDKGYPGRGVYETESEKVIRGSNEGFSESVKLNTALIRKRLRSPHVKVKESFAGKRTHTNVDLVYMKDLIYPGMLEEVEKRLGEFEIDGALDSGIIEQLTEKRKYSPFPQFQTTQRPDRAAMAILEGRIVLLSDNSPVALILPATYNTFIQTSDDYYSRWEIASFTRMLRYLASFLAMTFPGLYLAMTNFHTQILPTDLLLSLAAARQGVPFPAVVEILLMELAFELLREAGVRLPGANGNTIGIVGGLIIGQAAVDANIVSPIVVIVVALTALCSFAVPNEEFATAFRILKFLFIFLCGYLGFFGFLAGILYVLIHLSHLESFGIPYLAPFVGADLNGYRDERDTFLRLPLDFLKKRPIYTRDGARTRLKLKQEEKKQ, from the coding sequence ATGCCAATGGAGATTACCCCGGATTTACAGGAAAATATCCGGAATTTTGAGACGCTTTTTTCTGATTGTGCAGATATTAAAAAACGAAAAATAAAAGTAGGGCAGAAGCTGGAAAAGGAGTGTTATATTGCCTATATTGAGGTGTCGGTCAGCAGCGTTGACTGGAAAGATTCGGCGGTGGGCAAAATTCTTGCCACACTGCGGGAGCTGCCGGAGGAGGAACTTGTCTCTTATGTAAAACAGAATGTGCAGGATATTTCTGATTCGGATCCATTTGAAACCATTGAGGATGCAGCTCAGGGCATGCTGACGGGAGACGCTCTGTTTTTCCTGGAAGGGTATGGAAAAGCTCTGAAGATTCCGGATAAAGGGTATCCTGGCAGAGGCGTATATGAAACGGAGTCTGAGAAGGTAATTCGAGGTTCCAATGAGGGATTTTCAGAATCCGTCAAGCTGAATACGGCTCTGATCCGAAAACGTCTCCGCAGTCCCCATGTAAAGGTAAAAGAGAGTTTTGCGGGAAAACGCACTCACACCAACGTGGACCTGGTATATATGAAAGATCTGATTTACCCCGGTATGTTGGAAGAAGTGGAAAAGCGTCTGGGGGAATTTGAAATAGACGGGGCCCTGGACAGCGGGATTATTGAACAGCTTACAGAAAAGAGAAAGTATTCCCCCTTTCCGCAGTTTCAGACCACCCAGCGGCCGGACCGGGCGGCCATGGCCATACTGGAGGGGAGAATTGTACTGCTGTCAGATAATTCCCCGGTAGCTCTGATTCTTCCGGCCACCTATAATACCTTTATCCAGACCAGCGATGATTATTACAGCCGCTGGGAAATTGCTTCTTTTACAAGAATGCTTCGTTATCTGGCTTCCTTTCTGGCCATGACGTTTCCGGGACTGTATCTGGCCATGACCAATTTCCACACCCAGATTCTGCCTACGGATCTGCTGCTGTCACTGGCGGCGGCAAGACAGGGAGTTCCTTTTCCGGCAGTGGTGGAAATTCTGCTGATGGAACTGGCCTTTGAGCTGCTGCGGGAAGCAGGAGTCCGGCTTCCGGGGGCAAATGGAAATACCATAGGGATTGTGGGAGGCCTGATTATCGGACAGGCTGCGGTGGACGCCAATATAGTAAGCCCTATTGTGGTAATTGTGGTGGCATTGACAGCCCTTTGTTCCTTCGCAGTACCCAATGAGGAATTTGCCACTGCATTCCGTATCCTGAAATTTCTGTTTATATTTCTGTGCGGGTATCTGGGATTTTTCGGTTTTCTGGCAGGAATACTGTACGTGCTGATACATCTGTCTCATCTGGAGAGCTTTGGCATTCCCTATCTGGCGCCTTTTGTGGGAGCAGATTTGAACGGATACCGGGACGAACGGGATACCTTTCTGCGTCTGCCCCTGGATTTTCTGAAAAAGAGGCCCATCTACACCAGAGACGGGGCCCGTACCAGACTGAAGCTGAAACAGGAAGAAAAAAAACAGTGA
- a CDS encoding GntR family transcriptional regulator: protein MTDRLELNMNAYLPLRDVVFQTLREAILKGELKPGERLMELQLASRLGVSRTPIREAIRMLELEGLAVTMPRKGAEVARMTEKDMEDVLQIRKALDELAVGLACDNMTEESLEQLRAALKNFEESTRSRDVKKIAQADVEFHDTIYQAADNPKLVNMLNNLREQMYRYRVEYLKNDAVYPRLIEEHKKIYEGLRRKDKETVVEIVSYHVMNQELVVKNIIQEQE from the coding sequence ATGACGGACAGGCTGGAATTAAATATGAATGCATATCTTCCCCTGCGGGATGTGGTATTTCAGACGTTGCGGGAAGCCATTCTCAAGGGGGAACTGAAGCCGGGGGAGCGGCTGATGGAACTGCAGCTTGCCTCCAGGCTTGGGGTCAGCCGCACGCCCATACGGGAGGCCATTCGTATGCTGGAACTGGAAGGGCTGGCGGTGACCATGCCCAGAAAAGGGGCGGAGGTTGCCAGAATGACAGAAAAAGATATGGAGGATGTTCTGCAGATTCGAAAGGCTCTGGATGAGCTGGCGGTAGGACTGGCCTGTGATAACATGACGGAGGAATCGCTGGAACAGCTTCGTGCAGCTCTTAAGAATTTTGAGGAAAGTACAAGGAGCCGGGATGTGAAAAAAATTGCCCAGGCAGACGTGGAATTCCATGATACCATCTATCAGGCGGCAGATAATCCCAAGCTGGTGAACATGCTCAATAATCTGCGGGAGCAGATGTACCGCTACCGGGTAGAGTATCTGAAAAACGATGCGGTTTATCCCAGACTGATTGAGGAACATAAGAAGATTTATGAGGGTCTGAGACGCAAGGATAAGGAAACGGTAGTGGAAATTGTAAGCTATCATGTGATGAACCAGGAACTGGTGGTGAAAAATATTATTCAGGAACAGGAATAA